Proteins from a genomic interval of Clostridium sp. AN503:
- a CDS encoding ABC transporter substrate-binding protein, whose amino-acid sequence MKKVVSLGLAVVMAASLTACGGGSADATKAPETTAAGGSAETTAAAGDDAAAGNAEGGTLKIGVTGPLTGANAAYGVAVQNGAALAAKEINAAGGINGMTVETKAEDDEADPEKVINAYNNLKDWGMQMLVGATTSGACISVAAESANDNLFQITPSGSAVECVANDNVFRVCFADPDQGTASAKYIGENKLATKAAIIYDSSSEYSSGIREAFVKESANQGIEVVSDEAFTADTNTDFSVQLDKAKDAGAELVFLPIYYQEASVILKQASDKEFAPIFFGCDGMDGILTVENFDASLAEGLMLLTPFSSTEEGSKAFTEAYMAEFGIEPNQFAADSYDAVYAIKAAAEKAGITADMEVGAMCDAMKTAMTEISIDGLTGADMTWNAAGEPNKAPKAAKIVNGVYEMQ is encoded by the coding sequence ATGAAGAAAGTTGTAAGCTTAGGTTTAGCAGTAGTTATGGCTGCATCCCTGACGGCATGCGGCGGCGGTTCTGCAGATGCGACGAAAGCGCCGGAGACCACTGCGGCAGGCGGCAGCGCGGAGACCACTGCAGCAGCAGGAGATGATGCGGCAGCAGGGAATGCAGAGGGCGGCACCTTAAAGATCGGCGTTACCGGCCCGCTTACCGGGGCGAACGCAGCATATGGCGTAGCAGTACAGAACGGCGCGGCGCTGGCTGCAAAGGAGATCAATGCGGCAGGCGGCATCAATGGTATGACAGTTGAGACCAAGGCTGAGGATGATGAAGCTGATCCGGAGAAAGTCATCAATGCATATAATAACTTAAAAGACTGGGGCATGCAGATGCTGGTAGGCGCTACCACCTCCGGTGCATGTATTTCCGTTGCGGCAGAGAGTGCCAACGATAACCTGTTCCAGATCACCCCGTCCGGCTCTGCTGTAGAGTGCGTAGCCAATGACAATGTATTCCGTGTCTGCTTCGCTGACCCGGACCAGGGTACTGCTTCTGCAAAGTACATCGGTGAGAACAAGCTTGCGACGAAGGCTGCTATTATCTACGACAGCTCCAGCGAGTATTCCTCCGGTATCCGTGAGGCGTTTGTAAAAGAGTCCGCAAACCAGGGCATCGAAGTGGTGTCTGATGAAGCATTTACCGCTGACACCAACACCGATTTCTCCGTACAGCTGGACAAGGCAAAAGATGCAGGCGCAGAGCTTGTGTTCCTGCCGATCTACTATCAGGAGGCTTCTGTTATCTTAAAGCAGGCTTCTGATAAGGAATTTGCTCCGATCTTCTTTGGCTGTGACGGTATGGACGGAATCCTGACTGTAGAGAATTTTGATGCTTCTCTTGCAGAGGGCCTGATGCTCCTGACACCGTTCTCTTCCACAGAGGAAGGCAGCAAGGCATTTACGGAAGCTTACATGGCTGAGTTTGGCATTGAGCCGAACCAGTTTGCAGCAGATTCTTATGATGCGGTCTATGCGATCAAGGCGGCAGCTGAGAAAGCCGGGATCACTGCAGATATGGAAGTGGGCGCTATGTGCGACGCGATGAAGACCGCTATGACCGAGATCTCCATCGACGGCCTGACCGGCGCAGATATGACCTGGAATGCAGCAGGTGAGCCGAACAAAGCTCCGAAGGCTGCCAAGATTGTAAATGGCGTTTACGAGATGCAGTAA
- a CDS encoding branched-chain amino acid ABC transporter permease, with protein MSFLSYLINGISLGSIYAIIALGYTMVYGIARMLNFAHGDIIMVGGFAIFTIVSTLSLPPILGVLVAVAVCTVLGVTIERVAYKPLRGASSLAVLITAIGVSYLLQNIALLIFGSNARQFTSIVDVPGLKLAGGELTISGVTMVTIVTCIVIMVGLTLFINKTKIGQAMLAVSEDTGAATLMGIDVNRTIAITFAIGSALAAIAGALLCSTYPSLTPYTGSMPGIKAFVAAVFGGIGSIPGALIGGVLLGVIENLSKAYISSQLSDAIVFSVLIIVLLVRPTGILGKKITEKV; from the coding sequence ATGAGCTTTCTGTCTTATTTGATCAACGGAATCAGCCTGGGCAGCATCTATGCGATCATAGCGCTTGGATATACCATGGTTTATGGTATCGCGAGAATGCTGAATTTCGCCCACGGAGATATTATCATGGTGGGAGGGTTTGCGATATTCACCATCGTGAGCACTTTAAGCCTGCCGCCCATATTGGGTGTTTTAGTGGCGGTAGCGGTCTGCACGGTTCTTGGGGTGACCATTGAGCGTGTGGCGTACAAGCCGCTCAGGGGGGCGTCCTCCCTGGCAGTGCTGATCACGGCCATCGGTGTCAGCTATCTGCTTCAGAACATCGCGCTTCTGATCTTCGGTTCCAATGCGCGCCAGTTCACGTCCATCGTGGATGTACCGGGACTTAAGCTGGCTGGAGGGGAGCTGACGATCTCCGGCGTTACCATGGTTACGATCGTGACCTGTATTGTGATTATGGTGGGACTTACTCTGTTCATCAATAAGACGAAGATCGGTCAGGCCATGCTGGCAGTTTCCGAGGATACCGGCGCGGCGACCCTGATGGGGATCGATGTGAACAGGACCATTGCCATAACCTTTGCCATCGGTTCAGCGCTGGCGGCGATTGCTGGCGCGCTGCTCTGCTCCACCTATCCCTCCCTGACTCCTTATACCGGTTCCATGCCGGGTATCAAGGCATTTGTGGCGGCAGTATTCGGCGGTATTGGCTCCATACCGGGTGCTCTGATCGGTGGAGTGCTGCTGGGAGTGATCGAGAATCTTTCCAAGGCATACATATCCTCCCAGCTTTCGGATGCGATCGTATTCTCAGTGCTGATCATCGTGCTTTTAGTGCGTCCGACCGGTATTCTGGGCAAAAAGATTACTGAGAAAGTGTAG
- a CDS encoding branched-chain amino acid ABC transporter permease: MKKNKILVQNSITYALVIGCWILMQILSATGNMSSLMKGLLVPLCIYVILAVSLNLTVGILGELSLGHAGFMCVGAFAGAFFTKSMESAIPSVGIRFFLALLIGALVAGLFGILIGIPVLRLKGDYLAIVTLAFGEIIKNLINVMYIGKDGSGFHFSIKDTMSLGMDETGVVIIKGAQGITGTPKAATFTIGIILVLITLFIVLNLINSRTGRAIMSIRDNRIAAESIGINITKYKLMAFAISAALAGVAGVLYAHNISSLAATPKSFGYNMSIMILVFVVLGGLGNIRGSIIAAVVLTMLPEMLRGLNNYRMLIYAVVLIVMMIFNSSPKAIELRSVLMEKLRKNKKTAAKEAA, translated from the coding sequence ATGAAGAAGAATAAGATACTGGTTCAGAACAGTATTACATACGCGCTTGTGATCGGCTGCTGGATCCTGATGCAGATTCTTTCTGCCACCGGGAATATGTCGAGTCTTATGAAGGGGCTTCTAGTTCCGCTGTGTATCTATGTGATACTGGCAGTGTCCTTAAACTTAACCGTAGGCATCCTGGGTGAGTTAAGCCTTGGTCATGCGGGTTTTATGTGCGTAGGCGCATTTGCCGGCGCATTCTTTACCAAAAGTATGGAGAGTGCGATCCCGAGTGTCGGTATCCGTTTTTTCCTGGCGCTCCTGATCGGCGCGCTGGTGGCGGGACTGTTTGGCATCCTGATCGGAATCCCGGTCCTTCGTTTAAAGGGAGACTACCTGGCGATCGTTACCCTGGCTTTTGGCGAGATCATTAAAAACCTGATCAACGTCATGTATATCGGCAAGGATGGGAGTGGTTTCCATTTTTCCATCAAGGACACCATGTCCCTTGGCATGGATGAGACCGGGGTTGTCATCATAAAGGGGGCCCAGGGGATCACCGGTACTCCCAAGGCGGCTACCTTCACCATCGGCATCATCCTGGTGCTGATCACGCTGTTTATTGTGCTGAACCTGATCAACTCCCGCACCGGACGCGCCATCATGTCCATCCGTGACAACCGGATCGCGGCAGAGTCTATCGGGATCAATATTACCAAATACAAGCTGATGGCGTTTGCCATCTCCGCAGCGCTGGCAGGGGTTGCAGGTGTTTTGTATGCTCACAATATATCCAGCCTGGCGGCGACGCCCAAGAGCTTTGGCTATAATATGTCGATCATGATCCTTGTATTCGTGGTCCTGGGCGGACTGGGCAACATCCGCGGATCTATCATCGCTGCCGTCGTGCTGACCATGCTGCCTGAGATGCTGAGGGGCCTGAACAATTACCGCATGCTGATCTATGCCGTTGTGCTGATCGTGATGATGATCTTCAACTCCAGCCCCAAGGCGATCGAGCTGCGTTCCGTCCTGATGGAGAAGCTTCGGAAGAATAAAAAGACTGCTGCGAAGGAGGCTGCGTGA
- a CDS encoding ABC transporter ATP-binding protein, with translation MAMLEVKNIGISFGGLKAVDDFSITIEKGQLYGLIGPNGAGKTTVFNLLTGVYKPDTGSILLDGRNITGKRTIDINQAGIARTFQNIRLFKDLSVLDNVKSGLHSHYKYSTIEGILRLPKYYRTEKAMNERAMELLKVFDLDGEADYKASNLPYGKQRKLEIARALATEPKLLLLDEPAAGMNPNETAELMDTIRFVRDNFDMTILLIEHDMKLVSGICEELTVLNFGQVLVQGETSEVLNDKRVITAYLGE, from the coding sequence ATGGCAATGCTGGAAGTGAAAAATATCGGTATTTCCTTTGGTGGCTTAAAAGCAGTGGATGATTTCAGCATCACCATCGAGAAGGGACAGCTTTATGGTCTCATCGGACCGAACGGGGCAGGCAAGACCACTGTGTTTAACCTGCTTACAGGTGTGTATAAGCCGGATACAGGAAGCATCCTGCTGGACGGCAGGAATATCACCGGCAAAAGGACCATCGACATCAACCAGGCGGGGATCGCGAGGACCTTCCAGAATATCCGTCTGTTTAAGGATTTGAGTGTACTGGACAATGTCAAGTCCGGACTGCACAGCCATTACAAGTATTCCACGATCGAAGGCATCCTCCGTCTGCCCAAATATTACCGGACGGAAAAGGCGATGAATGAGCGCGCCATGGAGCTACTAAAGGTGTTTGACTTAGACGGCGAAGCGGACTACAAGGCATCCAACCTGCCGTACGGCAAGCAGCGGAAGCTGGAGATCGCCAGGGCGCTGGCTACGGAGCCGAAGCTGCTTCTTTTAGACGAGCCGGCGGCGGGCATGAACCCCAACGAGACGGCGGAGCTGATGGATACCATCCGGTTTGTCCGTGACAATTTCGATATGACCATTCTGCTGATCGAGCATGACATGAAGCTGGTTTCCGGCATCTGTGAGGAGCTGACGGTGCTGAATTTCGGACAGGTGCTGGTTCAGGGCGAGACGTCAGAGGTACTGAATGATAAGCGTGTTATCACGGCTTATCTTGGAGAGTAG
- a CDS encoding ABC transporter ATP-binding protein, translating into MAILEVKDLEVYYGVIQAIKGISFLVNQGEIIALIGANGAGKTTTLQTITGLIPSKAGRIFYEGSDITKTPGHKLVSMGIAHVPEGRRVFAQLTVLQNLKLGAYTRSDKEEIEETLKMVYSRFPRLEERKNQLAGTLSGGEQQMLAMGRALMSHPKLIVLDEPSMGLSPIYVNEIFDIIQKINDDGVTVLLVEQNAKKALSIADRAYVLETGSIVLSGDADKLMNDDSVKKAYLSE; encoded by the coding sequence ATGGCAATACTGGAAGTAAAGGATCTGGAAGTATACTACGGTGTCATCCAGGCCATCAAGGGAATCTCTTTTCTAGTAAACCAGGGGGAGATCATTGCCCTGATCGGGGCAAACGGCGCGGGAAAGACCACGACGCTCCAGACGATCACCGGTCTGATCCCGTCGAAAGCAGGCAGGATCTTTTATGAGGGCAGTGATATCACGAAGACTCCGGGGCACAAGCTGGTCTCCATGGGCATCGCCCATGTGCCGGAGGGCCGCCGGGTGTTCGCACAGCTGACCGTGCTCCAGAATCTGAAGCTGGGAGCCTATACCAGGAGCGATAAAGAGGAGATCGAGGAGACGCTTAAGATGGTTTACAGCCGTTTCCCGCGTCTGGAGGAGCGAAAGAACCAGCTGGCAGGGACCCTGTCCGGCGGCGAGCAGCAGATGCTTGCCATGGGGCGCGCGCTGATGTCTCATCCCAAACTGATCGTTTTAGATGAGCCTTCCATGGGCTTGTCCCCGATCTATGTAAATGAGATATTCGATATCATCCAGAAGATCAATGACGATGGAGTTACCGTCCTGTTAGTGGAGCAGAACGCCAAGAAGGCGCTCTCCATTGCGGACAGGGCTTATGTTCTTGAGACCGGCTCCATCGTGCTCAGCGGTGATGCGGATAAATTGATGAACGATGACTCGGTGAAGAAAGCATATTTGAGTGAATAG
- a CDS encoding 6-phosphofructokinase → MKGNVIVGQSGGPTAVINSSLAGVYRTAMDRGAKKVYGMLFGIQGLLDEQYVDLSKHIRSDLDVEILKRTPSAFLGTCRYKLPDIHENQEIYKKIFQILEKLNIECFIYIGGNDSMDTIKKLSDYAILTGQNQKFVGVPKTIDNDLALTDHTPGYGSAAKYIATSTKEVIRDGLGFSYKKKLVTIIEIMGRNAGWLTGASALSKGEDCDGPDMIFLPELDFDIDKFISRVKKLLEKKDVVVVAVSEGIRTKEGKYVSELGAGVDYVDAFGHRQLTGTANYLANVVNQQVGCKARAVEFSTLQRSAAHLASRVDVNEAFMVGGAAVKAADEGDSGKMVVIDRVSDDPYQCATGIYDVHKIANGEKLVPRDWITKDGTYVTEEFIDYVRPLIQGDSPSVMVDGIPRHLYMSSKK, encoded by the coding sequence ATGAAGGGTAATGTAATTGTCGGTCAGTCAGGGGGCCCCACGGCAGTAATCAATTCCAGTCTTGCAGGTGTGTACCGCACAGCAATGGACCGCGGGGCGAAAAAAGTTTATGGCATGCTTTTTGGGATTCAGGGGCTGTTAGACGAGCAGTATGTGGATCTGTCTAAGCATATTAGGAGTGATCTGGACGTAGAGATTTTAAAGCGTACTCCCTCGGCATTTCTTGGCACCTGCCGCTACAAGCTCCCGGATATCCATGAAAACCAGGAGATCTACAAAAAGATCTTCCAGATCCTGGAGAAGTTAAACATCGAATGTTTTATCTATATTGGCGGGAATGACTCTATGGATACCATTAAGAAGCTGTCGGATTACGCGATCCTGACGGGACAGAACCAGAAGTTCGTCGGTGTGCCGAAGACCATTGACAACGACCTGGCTCTCACAGACCATACGCCGGGATATGGCAGCGCTGCCAAATATATCGCCACTTCCACCAAAGAGGTGATCCGGGACGGCCTGGGCTTTTCCTACAAGAAAAAGCTGGTCACCATCATTGAGATCATGGGACGGAATGCAGGCTGGCTGACCGGTGCGTCTGCGCTCTCGAAAGGTGAGGACTGTGATGGTCCGGATATGATCTTCCTGCCTGAGCTGGATTTCGATATCGACAAATTCATCAGCCGGGTGAAGAAGCTTTTAGAAAAGAAAGACGTGGTCGTGGTTGCTGTTTCAGAGGGTATCCGTACCAAGGAAGGGAAGTACGTCAGCGAGCTGGGAGCAGGAGTGGATTACGTGGATGCGTTTGGTCACAGGCAGCTCACCGGAACAGCCAATTATCTTGCTAATGTGGTCAATCAGCAGGTTGGATGCAAGGCCCGTGCGGTAGAGTTTTCGACCCTTCAGCGGAGTGCGGCGCATCTCGCTTCCCGTGTGGATGTGAATGAGGCGTTTATGGTGGGCGGCGCAGCGGTCAAGGCGGCGGACGAAGGGGATTCCGGCAAGATGGTAGTGATCGACCGTGTATCCGATGATCCGTATCAGTGCGCTACCGGGATTTACGATGTACATAAGATCGCCAACGGTGAGAAGCTGGTCCCGAGGGACTGGATCACAAAAGATGGGACTTATGTGACAGAGGAATTCATCGATTATGTAAGGCCGCTGATCCAGGGGGATTCCCCGTCTGTCATGGTAGACGGAATCCCGCGTCACTTATACATGTCCTCAAAAAAATAA
- a CDS encoding GTP pyrophosphokinase: MLSRAIDVAKEAFSGKKDDNGHPYVDHALRVMDKMDTEEEKIVAVLHDVVEESEVSLHELQAMGFSRQVVEAVGILTKRNDMTYFDYIDDIRCSELASKVKIAEIEDNLDMPRVRKMSFQTYTPQLRAKKALAILKNEDTGNDYK; this comes from the coding sequence ATGCTGTCAAGAGCGATTGATGTTGCAAAAGAAGCATTCTCCGGCAAGAAGGATGACAACGGACACCCGTACGTCGACCACGCCCTGCGCGTGATGGATAAGATGGATACGGAAGAAGAAAAGATCGTAGCGGTGCTCCATGATGTGGTAGAGGAATCGGAGGTTTCTCTCCACGAGCTGCAGGCCATGGGATTTTCCCGCCAGGTGGTGGAGGCTGTGGGCATCCTGACGAAACGCAATGATATGACATATTTTGATTACATTGATGATATCCGCTGCAGCGAACTTGCATCCAAAGTCAAGATCGCGGAGATCGAAGACAATCTGGATATGCCCCGGGTCAGGAAGATGTCGTTCCAGACCTACACCCCGCAGCTGCGGGCAAAAAAGGCGCTTGCAATCCTTAAGAATGAAGATACCGGCAATGATTATAAATAA
- the spoIVA gene encoding stage IV sporulation protein A, protein MDNYNVYKDIKARTGGEIYLGVVGPVRTGKSTFIKRFMEQLVLPEMDDEHRKNRTRDELPQSAAGKTIMTTEPKFIPKEAALIQLADGTQAKVRLIDCVGFMVEGASGHEENDKERLVKTPWFEEEIPFTRAAEIGTRKVIKDHSTIGIVVTTDGSFGDLKRDAYIHAEETAINELKAIGKPFIVLLNSDRPFSEETGVLARQMQEQYGVTVMPVNCEQLKPEDIYRILEKVLKEFPVTEVDFFIPKWLEILPSTHWLKEQVIKTARDLMTRVRHMKDVPSDLNDGTDQVIRSMKVDQMDLSDGSVSVQVALEDGYYYQTLSDFAGIPIEDEYQLMQKLKDLASMQGEYDKVLNAMNQVRMKGYGVVTPDRSEIVLDEPVVIKHGNKYGVKMRAEAPSINLIKAHIQTEIAPIVGSEQQAEDLIAYMKENAKKEENGIWETNIFGKSIEQIVEDGIQAKVSQMTEDCQMKLQDALQKIINDSNGGLICIII, encoded by the coding sequence ATGGATAATTATAATGTATACAAGGATATCAAAGCAAGGACCGGAGGCGAGATCTATCTGGGCGTGGTGGGACCGGTGAGAACCGGGAAGTCCACATTTATCAAACGGTTCATGGAGCAGCTTGTGCTGCCGGAGATGGATGACGAGCACCGGAAGAACCGGACGCGGGATGAATTGCCGCAGAGCGCCGCAGGAAAGACCATCATGACGACGGAACCGAAGTTCATTCCCAAGGAAGCCGCACTGATCCAGCTTGCGGACGGGACTCAGGCGAAGGTACGTCTGATCGACTGTGTAGGGTTTATGGTGGAAGGGGCCAGCGGCCATGAGGAAAATGACAAGGAACGCCTGGTAAAGACCCCCTGGTTTGAGGAGGAGATCCCATTCACCAGAGCGGCAGAGATCGGCACCCGCAAGGTGATCAAGGATCACTCCACCATTGGCATCGTAGTGACCACGGACGGATCGTTCGGGGATCTGAAGCGGGATGCATACATACACGCGGAGGAGACCGCGATCAATGAGTTAAAGGCCATTGGAAAGCCGTTCATCGTGCTGTTGAATTCCGACAGGCCCTTCTCCGAGGAAACCGGTGTTTTGGCTCGTCAGATGCAGGAGCAGTATGGCGTGACTGTGATGCCGGTCAACTGTGAGCAGCTGAAGCCGGAGGACATATACCGGATACTGGAAAAGGTGCTGAAGGAATTTCCGGTCACAGAGGTGGATTTCTTCATCCCCAAATGGCTGGAGATCCTTCCTTCCACCCACTGGTTGAAGGAACAGGTCATCAAAACTGCCAGAGACTTAATGACCCGGGTGCGCCATATGAAAGATGTACCCTCCGACCTAAACGACGGCACGGACCAGGTGATCCGGTCCATGAAGGTAGATCAGATGGATCTGTCCGATGGAAGTGTCTCCGTGCAGGTGGCTCTGGAGGACGGTTATTATTACCAGACCTTAAGCGACTTTGCTGGAATACCCATAGAAGACGAATACCAGCTGATGCAGAAGCTGAAAGATTTGGCATCCATGCAGGGCGAATATGACAAGGTATTAAATGCCATGAACCAGGTAAGGATGAAAGGCTACGGCGTCGTAACCCCGGATCGTTCCGAGATCGTCTTAGATGAGCCGGTCGTGATCAAGCACGGCAATAAATACGGCGTAAAAATGCGTGCAGAGGCCCCGTCCATCAACCTGATCAAAGCCCACATCCAAACCGAGATCGCCCCCATCGTCGGAAGCGAACAACAGGCAGAAGACCTGATCGCCTACATGAAAGAAAACGCAAAAAAAGAAGAAAACGGGATCTGGGAGACAAATATATTTGGAAAATCCATAGAACAGATAGTAGAAGACGGGATTCAGGCAAAAGTGAGCCAAATGACCGAAGACTGCCAGATGAAACTGCAGGATGCATTACAGAAGATCATCAATGACAGCAATGGGGGGCTCATATGCATCATCATCTAG
- a CDS encoding MBL fold metallo-hydrolase, with translation MRLVFSGAAHEVTGSCHYIELGTTKLLVDCGMEQGQNLYENIDPPAPWTDIQFVLLTHSHIDHVGMLPYIYARGFRGRVIATAATCDLCTIMLKDSAHIQEMEAEWKNRKARRAGRAEVPPLYEMNDALGVLEHFEPYEYGEMVTLNESVTIRFTDIGHLLGSASIEIWLKEDDIEKKIVFSGDIGNKNKPLIKDPAYTKEADYAVMESTYGDRLHEKRVDHITELVRIVQETLDRGGNVVIPAFAVGRTQELLFYFRQIKAQHLIKNHDSFEVYVDSPLAVEATHVFKQNQLDCYDDETKELVIQGINPISFPGLKLSVTSDESKNINFDTRPKVIISASGMCDAGRIRHHLKHNLWRPECTVIFAGYQAEGTIGRSLTDGNKTVKLFGEAIDVEAHIETLHDISGHADRDGLLEWASAFEKKPSQFFIVHGSDSVCDRFAEAVTSLTGVPAKAPFSGSEFDLAAGVWVKETEGIPIASKSEATRKANGVFARLLAAGERLMAVISRNEGGANKDLAKFADQINALCDKWDR, from the coding sequence ATGCGACTAGTATTCAGCGGCGCCGCCCACGAAGTCACGGGCAGCTGCCATTACATTGAACTTGGAACCACAAAACTCCTCGTCGACTGCGGCATGGAGCAGGGCCAGAACCTGTACGAGAACATCGACCCGCCGGCCCCCTGGACCGACATCCAGTTTGTCCTCCTGACCCATTCCCACATCGACCATGTAGGAATGCTGCCCTATATCTACGCCCGCGGTTTCCGCGGCCGCGTGATCGCCACAGCCGCCACCTGCGACCTGTGCACGATCATGCTAAAAGACTCAGCCCACATCCAGGAGATGGAGGCTGAGTGGAAGAACCGCAAAGCGCGCCGTGCAGGCCGCGCAGAAGTCCCTCCGCTCTACGAGATGAATGACGCCTTAGGCGTCCTCGAGCACTTCGAACCTTACGAATACGGAGAAATGGTAACCCTAAACGAATCGGTCACCATCCGTTTCACCGATATCGGACATCTTCTCGGCTCCGCATCCATCGAGATCTGGCTGAAAGAAGACGACATCGAAAAAAAGATCGTCTTTTCCGGGGACATCGGAAACAAAAACAAACCCCTGATCAAAGACCCCGCTTACACCAAAGAAGCAGACTACGCCGTAATGGAGTCTACCTACGGAGACCGTCTGCACGAAAAGCGTGTAGACCACATCACCGAGCTGGTCCGCATTGTCCAGGAAACGCTGGACCGCGGCGGCAATGTGGTGATCCCTGCCTTTGCAGTAGGACGGACCCAGGAACTGTTATTTTACTTCCGCCAGATCAAAGCCCAGCACCTGATCAAGAACCACGACAGCTTTGAAGTCTATGTGGACAGCCCCCTTGCGGTGGAGGCGACCCATGTATTCAAGCAGAACCAGCTGGACTGCTACGACGATGAGACAAAAGAACTGGTAATACAGGGCATCAACCCGATCTCATTTCCGGGACTGAAGCTCTCCGTGACCAGTGACGAGTCCAAGAACATCAACTTCGACACCCGCCCCAAGGTCATCATCTCCGCATCCGGAATGTGCGATGCAGGCCGGATCCGCCACCATTTAAAGCATAACCTGTGGCGCCCGGAATGTACCGTGATCTTTGCCGGTTACCAGGCAGAAGGCACCATTGGCCGCAGCCTGACCGACGGGAATAAGACGGTCAAACTCTTCGGTGAGGCGATCGATGTAGAAGCACACATCGAAACGCTCCACGATATCAGCGGACATGCAGACCGGGATGGCCTGTTGGAATGGGCATCGGCATTTGAGAAAAAGCCGTCGCAGTTTTTTATTGTCCACGGCAGCGACAGCGTATGCGACCGGTTCGCAGAAGCCGTCACCAGCTTAACAGGAGTTCCGGCGAAGGCACCGTTTAGCGGCTCTGAATTCGACCTGGCTGCAGGCGTATGGGTGAAAGAAACAGAAGGAATCCCGATCGCCTCTAAATCCGAGGCCACACGCAAGGCAAACGGCGTATTTGCCCGTCTCCTTGCAGCAGGGGAACGTCTTATGGCGGTCATCAGCCGGAATGAGGGCGGCGCCAACAAAGACCTGGCGAAATTCGCCGATCAGATCAATGCATTATGCGATAAATGGGATAGATAA
- the rnhA gene encoding ribonuclease HI, translated as MSKVQIYTDGSARGNPDGPGGYGAVLQFMDSKGQLHERVLSAGYQKTTNNRMELMAAIVALEALNRPCEVELYSDSKYLTDAFNQKWIDNWVANNWKRGKSGPVKNIDLWERLLAAKAPHRVSFIWVKGHAGHPQNERCDMLATTAADGQDLLVDEGVEN; from the coding sequence ATGTCAAAGGTACAGATTTACACGGATGGTTCAGCCAGGGGGAATCCTGACGGACCGGGAGGATATGGGGCGGTGCTCCAGTTTATGGACAGCAAGGGTCAACTGCATGAGAGGGTCCTGTCGGCCGGATATCAGAAGACAACCAACAACCGCATGGAGCTTATGGCGGCGATCGTGGCTTTAGAGGCGCTGAACCGTCCCTGTGAAGTCGAGCTTTATTCCGACTCCAAGTATCTGACGGATGCTTTTAATCAGAAATGGATCGACAACTGGGTTGCAAACAACTGGAAACGCGGAAAAAGCGGTCCGGTAAAAAATATCGATCTGTGGGAACGGCTCCTTGCCGCCAAAGCCCCGCACCGGGTATCCTTTATCTGGGTGAAGGGCCATGCGGGACATCCCCAGAACGAGAGGTGTGATATGCTTGCCACCACCGCCGCAGACGGACAGGATCTGCTGGTGGATGAAGGGGTGGAAAATTAA
- a CDS encoding lysozyme inhibitor LprI family protein — MKLKGIWITICLIVVAGVCATSYTKQYTSESVTMRSLEEAAGIPETAAAGSGDLGLASAASRTAAVRGQVAADEAADDSALAEIAQAEAVEISPVMQELFDLDEQIERSHSKTVDTTANSLKASAESEWKLWEDRMERYLDILEKKLSDEDREALFLEQKEWIKDRETAAASASKKQNSSALVELEYNLFMKKITRERVYELANRYEKELTEG, encoded by the coding sequence ATGAAATTAAAAGGGATATGGATCACCATATGTTTGATCGTGGTAGCAGGTGTCTGTGCTACCAGTTATACAAAGCAGTATACCTCCGAATCTGTGACTATGAGATCGTTGGAGGAAGCTGCCGGCATCCCGGAGACGGCAGCGGCTGGCAGCGGCGATTTGGGTCTGGCATCTGCAGCGTCCCGCACAGCGGCTGTCCGTGGACAGGTGGCAGCAGATGAGGCGGCAGATGACAGTGCGTTGGCAGAGATTGCCCAGGCAGAAGCTGTGGAGATATCGCCAGTTATGCAGGAGCTGTTTGATCTCGACGAACAGATAGAGAGAAGCCATTCGAAAACGGTAGATACCACAGCCAACTCCCTGAAGGCATCCGCAGAAAGCGAGTGGAAGCTGTGGGAGGACAGGATGGAACGTTATCTGGATATTCTTGAGAAGAAGCTTTCTGACGAAGACCGGGAAGCATTGTTCCTTGAGCAGAAGGAATGGATCAAGGACCGGGAAACTGCCGCCGCGTCCGCCTCCAAAAAGCAGAACAGCAGTGCTTTAGTAGAGCTTGAGTACAATCTTTTCATGAAGAAGATCACGAGAGAACGGGTCTACGAGCTGGCTAACCGCTACGAAAAAGAACTGACGGAAGGATAG